The genomic DNA GATCAATACCTACGCGGGACCTGGCACCGAGAACCTACGCATCGACGACCTACGCATCGATCGCGCGCTGCCGGTGCAATTGAACCGCTTGGAAAACCGCGGCGCGATCGCAAGCTCAGCGTCCGACACAACACGCCCTGCGTTTCCTGGAGGCGTTGTCAAACGGTTCCTGGAGTACAACGGCGAATCATTGCCATGGCTGAAGGCGAACGGTTTTACGGGCATCCTGCTGCAGCGCGTTCCCGACGCGGCAATTCTTCGCGATGCCAACCAAGCGGGTTTAGAGATCATCGCGCCGTACGCCACCGTCGATCGCAAAGATCTCGCCAACCTCTTGGCTCCCGTGATCGCATGGAACCTGGGGGATGCGTTGCTCGAAAAAGATCTTCCCCGCAGCGTCGACATCGCCGGTCGTCTGCGTCGACTGCCCGGCGTGATGCGTCGCGAACTGGTCGCGTTTCCCATCGAATCCCATCGTCAATATCGTTCGGTCAGTGATTGCTTGGCGATCGATCTGCCACCACCTGTCCGCGGCCTAACGCCCGCCGAAGAAACGGCGTGGCAGGCCGAAGCGATTGCCTTGACGGGTCACTCGCCACGTTTCTTAACGGCGATCGCCAGCGGCCCCAGTCGGGCATTGCGCGATCAGATCGAAGGGCTCGCGGCATGCACCGACACCACCCCGATCGACGATTACGGCTGGCATGCGACCTGGCTGCAAACGATGCGTGCTTTGGAAACGTCGCCGCGCGGGATCGTGTTCCGTTCCAGCGGAGCGCTCGACAGTGGCCGGGCCGAAGATTTTCAACGCGCCAACGTGTTGCGGTTGATCAATCGCTACATCGCACTAACGCAAACCATCATCTCGACCGGCGCCGCCACGGCAGAATTGGCCTGTTACGATGCCGCCTACCGCGCCCGCTACCTTCGCAACGGTAACCTGGGACTGATCATCGCGACGTCGACCAGCAGTGTCGGCACAATGCCCCACGCGGGAAACGGCAAGGTGTTGCGAATCGCCATCCCCCCGACCCTCCGAGGTCAACAAATCTTTCGGTTCAGCGGCATGCAACTGGAACGCTTGAAGCTCGACGCCACCCCGGGCGGGTCGACCGTCGACGTCGTCGCGCCCGATTTCGTCGAACTGTTTATCGTCTCCAATGACTCCGCAGCAACCGCCCGCTTTGACCGTCAATTGCATCAAACGTCTAGCCAAATTGGTTTCGATCGCTGGCAACTGGTTCGCGAATCGCTCATGCGAACAACCCGCGATTGGGACGCGATGCGACAGTACGGAATGGCGACGCCCGCGGATCCGGCCTACGCGATCTTGCGTCAGGCCAACCAAGCTTTGGACGAATCGGCCCGGGTCCATCAATCGGGCGACGTCGCGTCGGCCTTTCGACTACTGCGACGCGCCGACGCGTGGGATATTCAAGCCACAGGCCAATTGATCGATGCGTTGGCGTTTGATCAAGACAGACTGGTCAGCCATCCGGCACTGAACGCTCCCAATTCCGCAAGCCTCTACATCGGCATGCTGCCCCAATCGAACCGTGGGCAATGGAAACAAGAGTCGGCCGTCTTAAATCCCTTCGAAAATCCACAACTGTGGGAGCGATCGGGTTGGACACACGATCGACGTCGTGAAGATCTGGCCCAATCCGATGTGCAAATTACCGAACACGAGGAACCGGGCAAAACGGTCCTCAGCCTGTCGGTCCGCAGTCTCAGCGGGCAACCGCTGCCGGGCGGATACGCCGGAACCATGCTGCGCGGTCGCAGCCAAGCGATCCCCTGCAAACAAGGCGACTGCGTTCGGATCGATGCCCGAATCCGAATCCGCACCCACGGGCCGGTCCGTCCCCATCGGGGCGCGTTGATTTATGATTCGTTTGCCGGATCGGAACTCGGCCTCTTTGTCCGCCCCGACAACCGCTGGCACAACATCCGCATGTACCGGGCCGCAACCAACGATCAACCGTTGCAAGCGACATTCGAATTGATCGGCGAAGGTGAATTGCAGCTGGAGCAATTCTCCGTCGCCAAATGGGTTCCCAAATCGGCGGCCCTGCCGATCCGTCCGTTGAACGTCGAACGTTCCGACACGTTGATCTCCGAACCCGCCCGCTAGGCGACAAGCTGCCCCGGGGCCGTGTCGCCCCTCCGGAACGTTATGCCCCTGCGAGGCAAATCCCTGCGCCAACGCACATTCGTTGCGATCGCGCAAATCCGCCCAAGCGTTACGGACAACCTAATTCCGGCATCTTTGCAGAATGACTGAACCGCGGGCCGATAACCTTCAGTAAGGCGAATTTGAAAAATGCTCGTACACTACGGCCTACCATCACGCGACCTCCCAATCCGCGACGGTAGTGCCTTTTGTTTCCTCCTTATTGTGCTGAAGGCAATCCCATGGTCGAAGAACTAGTGGCCGTTGATCCAGGTCTCGAAGATATCAAAGCGGCGCGTTCACGAACGACGGTACGAGCCAAAGACCCCGCGGTCCAATCGCCCCTGGAAACCTATCTTCGCGAGATCAATGAGACGGCCCTGTTGTCGGCCGAAGAAGAGCAGCAACTGGCCGCCGGGATCGCTCAAGGCGATGTGATGGCTCGCGACCGCATGGTCCGCGCCAACCTGCGATTGGTCGTCAACATCGCTCGCGGTTACACCGGCAAAGGGCTGGGGCTGCAAGACCTGATCGAAGAGGGAAACCTGGGGCTGTTACGAGCTGTCGAAGGGTTTGACCCCAACGTCGGCACGCGGTTCAGCACCTACGCCAGCTATTGGATTAAACAGTCGATCAAACGCGCTCTGATCAACAGCGCCAAGACGATTCGGATCCCCGCCTACATGGTTGAATTGCTCAGCAAATGGCGTCGGGCCACGGCGCGGCTGACCGAAGAACTCGGCCGCACCCCGACCAATGAAGAGGTCGCTCGCGTGCTGGGGCTTCCGAAGAAGAAGCTGCCGATCATCAAAAAAGCGATCCGTATCAACAACAGCACTCCGCAGAGCGATCAATCCGAATCGGGATGGTCGCTGGGCGAGATGGTGATGGATGAGAAGCAGAAGAGCCCCGACGACGCGATGCAAGATGACGACATCATGCACCACGCGCTGCAAATGCTCAGCCGCCTGGAATCGCGTGAAGCGACCGTGATCAAGATGCGATTTGGACTCGACGGCAGCGAACCCCACACGCTCAAAGAAATCGGGGCCGAACTGGGGCTGACCCGCGAACGCGTCCGTCAAATCGAAACCGAAGCGCTCAACCGCATGGCCGATGCCCTCAAAGACCCCAAAGAACGTATCGGCCTGGCATAAGCGGAACGCCCTCGATGGCTACGCCTTCACGATAAAGTTCCGCAGGAAATCATGGCTCTGCCGCAGCGCCGCTTTCCGCGATTCCAACGTCCCTTCGTACGCCCGATCTTCGACCTCCACGCAGACCGGGCCGGCATACCCACTGTCCCCCAAGACCGACAGAAAACGTCCCCAATCGATCTCGCCAAGCCCCGGCAGTTTGGGACAGTGGTATTCCAGCGGATTGGCCATGATGCCAACTTGGTTCAAGCGATGCCGATCGACGCGGACATCCTTGGCGTGGGCGTGGAAGATCCGATCGGCAAAGTCCCACACCGGTTGGATGTGATCGATCTGCTGCCAGACCAGGTGCGAGGGATCGAAGTTCAAACCGAAGTGATCGCTTGGGATCGCATCGAACATCCGTCGCCAGATCGCCGGCGTCGTCGCCAGATTCTTGCCGCCGGGCCATTCGTCGTCGGTGAAAAACATCGGACAGTTTTCGATCCCGATCCGCACTCCGTGCTGTTCCGCCGCCGCGATGATCGGTCGCCAGGTTTCCAAGAACCGCGGCCAGTTGGCGTCGACCGATTTGGTCCAGTCGCGGCCGACGAAGGTGTTCAATTGCGGGATGCTCAATTGCTGACACGCTTTGATCAGCGCGTACAGATGTTCGACCGCCGCTGCCGCTTCGTCCAGATCGCCAGCCAGCGGATTCGGATAATAACCGAGTCCCGAGATCGCCACGCCATGCTTTTGCGTGAGCGCCCCGATCGCGTCGACCTCCGCCGGCCCCAGCGCCGCGGTATCGATATGCGTGATCCCGGCATACCGCCGCTCCGCCTTTCCCTGCGGCCAACACATCACCTCGACACAGTCGTAACCGATCTCCGCGGCAACGGCCAACACCTCGTCCAAAGACAACTCGGGCAGAATCGCACTCACAAAACCTAATTGCAACACAGCGGTCAAACTCCTTCAAATCGGTCCAAGCGGAGAGGGATGCCCCGCGGCGACGCCGCACCGGCGACCACCTCGGCCCCAACCACGAGGCACCGTCAAGCGAGGGTTAGGTAAGCGATGTACTTCCGGATCCCCGAGCGGGACGCAACGAAAACGCTGGATTATACGGGCTGATTCGCGCGGTCGGAACCATCGACCGGGCAGCGTACGGGGCCCGCACCATTGCCCAATACAGCCTCGCCCGGTAGATTCGCTGCATATCTTCAAGTCGACTCCCTTGTAGGCTTGGAATCGTCAGGTAAGTCCCCTTCCCAATCAAACATTCCATACGCTGATGTCTACGACCAACTCCGAAACAAACTCCGCGGATCCTTACTTTCAGTCGCTGTTTGCCGAACGGATTGGTGGCAGTGGCTATGGCAAAGGGACGGCGATCTACAAATTCGAAAAGATCAAGCGTGCCAAGCGGAAAGCGTTGGCCGATTTCCCCGATCGCAAGTTGATCGATTTCGGCATCGGTGAAAACGATGGCGTCGCCGACGCGAAGGTCCGCGAGCGGATGGCGGTCGAGATCAACCAGCCCGAAAATCGCGGCTACGCCGACAACGGCATCGGCGATTTCCAGCAGGCGGTCGCTCGGTTCATGCAGCGGAACTTCAATGTCACGCTCGATCCCGCGACCGAAATCAACCACTGCATCGGCAGCAAGACCGCCCTGTCGATGTTGCCCGCCTGCTTCATCAACCCCGGCGACATCACGCTGATGACCGCACCGGGATATCCTGTCGCGGGAACTCACACGACCTATTATGGCGGCACCGTCCATAAGCTTCCGCTGTTGGCCGAAAACAACTTCCTGCCCGATCTCGATTCGATCACCGACGAGATCTGGGAACGCGTCAAGATCCTGGTCCTGAACTATCCGAACAGCCCGACCGGCCGCTTGTGCCCGCCGGAGTTCTTCGAGAAGGTCGTCAAGCTGGCCAAGGAGAAGAAGTTCATCGTCGTGCAAGACGCGGCGCACATCATGTTGACCTTCGACGGACGGCCGACAAGTTTCCTGGAGACTCCCGGCGCAAAGGATGTCGGCGTCGAAGTCCACTCGCTCAGCAAAGGTTTCGACATGATCGGCTGGCGTTTGGGCTGGGTCTGCGGCAATCCAACTCTGGTCCGCGCCTTCTCCGACGTCAAAGACAACTGCGACAGCGGACAATTCATCGCGATCCAAAAGGCAGCGGTGACAGCGCTCGACGACGAATCGATCACAAAGCGAGTGAACGCCAAGTATCGTCGTCGCTTGGAAAAGTTGGTCACGATGCTGAACGAATGCGGCTTCGATTGCCAGATGCCCGGCGGCAGCTACTTCCTGTACACCAAAGCCCCCGTGGCGTCGGCCGACGGCGGCAGCTTCGATTCAGGCGAAGCGGCCAGCCAATATCTGATCACGCAGCACTCGATGGTCACCGTTCCTTGGGACGACGCCGGACCTTACATCCGTTTCAGCGTCACCTACGAAGCGGCGGACGAAGCGGCCGAAGATGCGTTGATGGCTGAATCGAAGAAGCGTCTGATGTCGGCCGGCCTGACCTTCTAGGTAAAGCCGCA from Rosistilla carotiformis includes the following:
- a CDS encoding sigma-70 family RNA polymerase sigma factor; the protein is MVEELVAVDPGLEDIKAARSRTTVRAKDPAVQSPLETYLREINETALLSAEEEQQLAAGIAQGDVMARDRMVRANLRLVVNIARGYTGKGLGLQDLIEEGNLGLLRAVEGFDPNVGTRFSTYASYWIKQSIKRALINSAKTIRIPAYMVELLSKWRRATARLTEELGRTPTNEEVARVLGLPKKKLPIIKKAIRINNSTPQSDQSESGWSLGEMVMDEKQKSPDDAMQDDDIMHHALQMLSRLESREATVIKMRFGLDGSEPHTLKEIGAELGLTRERVRQIETEALNRMADALKDPKERIGLA
- a CDS encoding sugar phosphate isomerase/epimerase family protein, which encodes MLQLGFVSAILPELSLDEVLAVAAEIGYDCVEVMCWPQGKAERRYAGITHIDTAALGPAEVDAIGALTQKHGVAISGLGYYPNPLAGDLDEAAAAVEHLYALIKACQQLSIPQLNTFVGRDWTKSVDANWPRFLETWRPIIAAAEQHGVRIGIENCPMFFTDDEWPGGKNLATTPAIWRRMFDAIPSDHFGLNFDPSHLVWQQIDHIQPVWDFADRIFHAHAKDVRVDRHRLNQVGIMANPLEYHCPKLPGLGEIDWGRFLSVLGDSGYAGPVCVEVEDRAYEGTLESRKAALRQSHDFLRNFIVKA
- a CDS encoding LL-diaminopimelate aminotransferase, with the translated sequence MSTTNSETNSADPYFQSLFAERIGGSGYGKGTAIYKFEKIKRAKRKALADFPDRKLIDFGIGENDGVADAKVRERMAVEINQPENRGYADNGIGDFQQAVARFMQRNFNVTLDPATEINHCIGSKTALSMLPACFINPGDITLMTAPGYPVAGTHTTYYGGTVHKLPLLAENNFLPDLDSITDEIWERVKILVLNYPNSPTGRLCPPEFFEKVVKLAKEKKFIVVQDAAHIMLTFDGRPTSFLETPGAKDVGVEVHSLSKGFDMIGWRLGWVCGNPTLVRAFSDVKDNCDSGQFIAIQKAAVTALDDESITKRVNAKYRRRLEKLVTMLNECGFDCQMPGGSYFLYTKAPVASADGGSFDSGEAASQYLITQHSMVTVPWDDAGPYIRFSVTYEAADEAAEDALMAESKKRLMSAGLTF